One genomic segment of Garra rufa chromosome 13, GarRuf1.0, whole genome shotgun sequence includes these proteins:
- the LOC141283707 gene encoding alpha-1,6-mannosyl-glycoprotein 2-beta-N-acetylglucosaminyltransferase yields MRFRLLKKNFIAFLVIVIVFLMVFYTIRRTKDEANVEVTEKETSQTVVMVKFDYGTIENMRKSVYDSNYRQFIQNGDKFPLDPELVVVVQVHNRPAYLKMLIQSLEKVTGIQNTLVIFSHDYFSGEISEMVKGITFCRVLQIYFPYSIQLYPNEFPGQDPQDCPRDISKEDAIKKGCLNAEHPDSYGHYREASITQTKHHWWWKLHFVFERVKVLRGYNGYVVFVEEDNYFLPDFHEYFKSMAELRKTKCADCDVLAVGNHNGLSGFHELSSKTETAGWLSTKHNIGMAISRELYYKLMGCNNAFCTYDDYNWDWTLQNLSGTCISKPLKVLVALGSRVLHTGDCGLHQKDECRPEKAQERVDAALREAQMALFPPTLALTDHGPVEHQPHMKNGGWGDVRDHTLCINYAARL; encoded by the coding sequence ATGAGATTCCGGTTGTTGAAGAAAAACTTTATTGCCTTCCTAGTCATTGTAATCGTGTTTTTAATGGTGTTTTACACTATACGACGGACTAAGGATGAAGCAAACGTGGAGGTGACTGAAAAAGAGACCTCACAAACTGTTGTGATGGTGAAATTTGACTACGGGACCATTGAAAATATGAGGAAGTCTGTCTATGACAGCAACTACCGGCAGTTCATTCAGAATGGAGATAAGTTTCCACTAGATCCTGAGTTGGTTGTCGTTGTGCAAGTTCACAACCGTCCGGCGTACCTCAAAATGctcatacagtcattggaaaAAGTCACTGGAATACAAAACACGCTCGTGATATTCAGTCACGATTACTTCTCTGGGGAAATTTCAGAAATGGTCAAAGGAATCACCTTTTGCAGAGTCCTCCAGATCTATTTCCCTTACAGCATCCAGCTGTATCCCAATGAATTCCCTGGACAGGATCCTCAAGATTGTCCGAGAGACATATCCAAAGAGGACGCCATAAAAAAGGGCTGTTTGAACGCAGAGCATCCAGATTCCTACGGACACTACAGGGAAGCGTCCATCACCCAAACCAAGCACCATTGGTGGTGGAAGCTGCATTTCGTGTTCGAGCGAGTGAAGGTTCTCCGAGGATACAACGGCTACGTCGTCTTCGTCGAAGAAGACAACTACTTTCTCCCAGACTTCCATGAGTACTTCAAATCCATGGCTGAGCTCAGGAAAACCAAATGCGCCGATTGCGACGTCCTCGCCGTAGGCAACCACAACGGTTTATCAGGCTTTCACGAGCTTTCCAGCAAAACAGAGACGGCGGGATGGCTGTCCACCAAGCATAACATAGGAATGGCCATCTCCAGAGAGCTCTACTACAAACTAATGGGATGCAATAATGCTTTTTGCACCTATGATGATTATAACTGGGACTGGACCTTGCAGAACTTGTCTGGTACTTGCATCTCCAAACCCCTCAAAGTTCTAGTGGCTCTTGGAAGTCGGGTCCTTCACACGGGAGATTGCGGCCTGCATCAGAAAGACGAATGCAGGCCGGAAAAAGCTCAGGAGAGGGTTGATGCGGCTCTTAGAGAGGCGCAAATGGCGCTTTTTCCTCCCACTTTGGCCTTGACGGATCACGGGCCGGTGGAGCATCAGCCTCACATGAAGAACGGTGGATGGGGAGATGTTCGCGACCACACGCTGTGCATCAACTACGCAGCTCGGCTCTGA
- the rnf8 gene encoding E3 ubiquitin-protein ligase rnf8 isoform X1: MMEKTEEPPSSNTEEEGSEKDKIWCLQRVGRDRDWLHLFEDSEVSVGRGLNVTHQILSTSCPLMISRIHCVFKLNDEGQWTVTDNKSLNGVWVNGSRILPGNPCLLKQGDSVRLGVPLDGNPVEFDYILVQKNFSEVKSFLSGNLSKESAAAPLGQKLKNSKRKFDGEESGPCPTQHSKSKLYRSSGPDKSRAQPCPSGERRETEKFFSKPLEEDRCGDKAGSSSGGAIESSQQLASVQRYSRNLMALKGRMGDTQKRAAELERLQHQTPEREREMQDLQSQLELLRGQLRSQQEQALRRMETLEKSFCEEERRLETEKAQQNEDGLKKQLEEALKEQRKVIEELKHAREGFKEVLQAKDKELEVTKEEKEKAKAQKEEVVTQMTEVLESELQCSICSELFIEAVTLNCAHSFCQHCIREWRNRKDKCPMCWQTITSQTRSLVLDNCIDRMVENLSADMRERRLALINERKGQKASVAPAVVVINDDSDSSSSSSDGFFQSDSSVFLDSSGSNDSLVHFPSDDDSSWTDEDAYL; encoded by the exons ATGATGGAGAAGACTGAGGAGCCTCCTTCCTCAAACACCGAGGAAGAGGGTTCTGAAAAGGACAAAATATGGTGTTTACAGCGTGTGGGGAGAGACCGTGACTGGCTGCATCTGTTCGAGGACTCAGAG GTTTCTGTTGGTCGTGGTCTGAATGTGACCCATCAGATTCTGTCGACCAGCTGTCCTCTGATGATATCCAGAATTCACTGTGTGTTCAAGCTAAATGATGAAGGACAGTGGACCGTGACAGACAATAAG AGTCTAAATGGAGTTTGGGTGAACGGGAGCCGGATACTGCCTGGAAACCCCTGCTTACTCAAGCAGGGTGACTCTGTGCGGCTCGGCGTCCCTCTCGACGGCAACCCTGTGGAGTTCGACTACATCCTCGTCCAGAAGAATTTCAGTGAAGTCAAGTCCTTCTTATCTGGGAATCTTAGCAAAGAATCCGCCGCTGCTCCCTTAGGCCAAAAACTGAAAAACTCAAAGCGTAAGTTCGATGGAGAGGAGTCAGGACCCTGTCCCACGCAGCACTCCAAATCCAAGCTGTACCGCAGCTCCGGCCCGGATAAGTCTCGTGCGCAGCCGTGCCCGTCCGGGGAACGTCGGGAGACGGAGAAATTTTTCTCTAAGCCTCTGGAGGAGGACAGATGCGGCGATAAAGCGGGCAGCAGCTCGGGTGGCGCCATTGAAAGCAGTCAGCAGCTGGCTAGCGTACAGCGCTACAGCAGGAACCTGATGGCCTTGAAGGGCCGTATGGGCGACACGCAGAAACGCGCGGCTGAACTGGAGCGCCTGCAGCATCAGACACCGGAGCGAGAGCGGGAGATGCAGGATCTGCAGTCGCAGCTGGAGCTGCTGAGGGGTCAGCTGAGGTCACAGCAGGAGCAGGCGCTCAGACGCATGGAGACCCTGGAGAAATCCTTCTGTGAGGAGGAGCGACGACTGGAG ACTGAAAAAGCACAACAGAATGAGGACGGCTTGAAAAAACAACTTGAGGAGGCGTTGAAAGAG CAAAGGAAAGTTATCGAGGAGCTCAAACACGCTCGAGAAGGATTCAAGGAAGTTCTTCAAGCCAAAGATAAGGAGCTGGAAGTTACAAAG gaagagaaagagaaggcCAAAGCTCAGAAAGAAGAAGTGGTCACACAGATGACTGAAGTGCTGGAGAGTGAACTGCAGTGCAGCATTTGTTCAGAGCTCTTTATTGag GCCGTGACACTAAACTGCGCCCACAgcttctgtcagcactgcatccGAGAGTGGCGCAACCGCAAGGACAAGTGTCCCATGTGCTGGCAGACCATCACGTCTCAAACTCGCTCTCTGGTCCTGGACAACTGCATCGACCGCATGGTGGAGAACCTGAGCGCCGACATGAGAGAAAGACGCCTAGCGCTGATTAATGAGAGGAAAG GCCAGAAAGCGAGCGTCGCCCCAGCAGTCGTGGTAATAAACGACGACAgcgacagcagcagcagcagcagtgacGGGTTCTTTCAGAGCGACAGCTCCGTGTTCCTGGACTCCTCCGGGTCTAACGACTCTCTGGTTCATTTCCCCAGCGATGACGACTCGTCCTGGACTGATGAGGACGCTTATCTCTGA
- the rnf8 gene encoding E3 ubiquitin-protein ligase rnf8 isoform X2 yields the protein MMEKTEEPPSSNTEEEGSEKDKIWCLQRVGRDRDWLHLFEDSEVSVGRGLNVTHQILSTSCPLMISRIHCVFKLNDEGQWTVTDNKSLNGVWVNGSRILPGNPCLLKQGDSVRLGVPLDGNPVEFDYILVQKNFSEVKSFLSGNLSKESAAAPLGQKLKNSKRKFDGEESGPCPTQHSKSKLYRSSGPDKSRAQPCPSGERRETEKFFSKPLEEDRCGDKAGSSSGGAIESSQQLASVQRYSRNLMALKGRMGDTQKRAAELERLQHQTPEREREMQDLQSQLELLRGQLRSQQEQALRRMETLEKSFCEEERRLETEKAQQNEDGLKKQLEEALKEQRKVIEELKHAREGFKEVLQAKDKELEVTKEEKEKAKAQKEEVVTQMTEVLESELQCSICSELFIEAVTLNCAHSFCQHCIREWRNRKDKCPMCWQTITSQTRSLVLDNCIDRMVENLSADMRERRLALINERKGERPESERRPSSRGNKRRQRQQQQQQ from the exons ATGATGGAGAAGACTGAGGAGCCTCCTTCCTCAAACACCGAGGAAGAGGGTTCTGAAAAGGACAAAATATGGTGTTTACAGCGTGTGGGGAGAGACCGTGACTGGCTGCATCTGTTCGAGGACTCAGAG GTTTCTGTTGGTCGTGGTCTGAATGTGACCCATCAGATTCTGTCGACCAGCTGTCCTCTGATGATATCCAGAATTCACTGTGTGTTCAAGCTAAATGATGAAGGACAGTGGACCGTGACAGACAATAAG AGTCTAAATGGAGTTTGGGTGAACGGGAGCCGGATACTGCCTGGAAACCCCTGCTTACTCAAGCAGGGTGACTCTGTGCGGCTCGGCGTCCCTCTCGACGGCAACCCTGTGGAGTTCGACTACATCCTCGTCCAGAAGAATTTCAGTGAAGTCAAGTCCTTCTTATCTGGGAATCTTAGCAAAGAATCCGCCGCTGCTCCCTTAGGCCAAAAACTGAAAAACTCAAAGCGTAAGTTCGATGGAGAGGAGTCAGGACCCTGTCCCACGCAGCACTCCAAATCCAAGCTGTACCGCAGCTCCGGCCCGGATAAGTCTCGTGCGCAGCCGTGCCCGTCCGGGGAACGTCGGGAGACGGAGAAATTTTTCTCTAAGCCTCTGGAGGAGGACAGATGCGGCGATAAAGCGGGCAGCAGCTCGGGTGGCGCCATTGAAAGCAGTCAGCAGCTGGCTAGCGTACAGCGCTACAGCAGGAACCTGATGGCCTTGAAGGGCCGTATGGGCGACACGCAGAAACGCGCGGCTGAACTGGAGCGCCTGCAGCATCAGACACCGGAGCGAGAGCGGGAGATGCAGGATCTGCAGTCGCAGCTGGAGCTGCTGAGGGGTCAGCTGAGGTCACAGCAGGAGCAGGCGCTCAGACGCATGGAGACCCTGGAGAAATCCTTCTGTGAGGAGGAGCGACGACTGGAG ACTGAAAAAGCACAACAGAATGAGGACGGCTTGAAAAAACAACTTGAGGAGGCGTTGAAAGAG CAAAGGAAAGTTATCGAGGAGCTCAAACACGCTCGAGAAGGATTCAAGGAAGTTCTTCAAGCCAAAGATAAGGAGCTGGAAGTTACAAAG gaagagaaagagaaggcCAAAGCTCAGAAAGAAGAAGTGGTCACACAGATGACTGAAGTGCTGGAGAGTGAACTGCAGTGCAGCATTTGTTCAGAGCTCTTTATTGag GCCGTGACACTAAACTGCGCCCACAgcttctgtcagcactgcatccGAGAGTGGCGCAACCGCAAGGACAAGTGTCCCATGTGCTGGCAGACCATCACGTCTCAAACTCGCTCTCTGGTCCTGGACAACTGCATCGACCGCATGGTGGAGAACCTGAGCGCCGACATGAGAGAAAGACGCCTAGCGCTGATTAATGAGAGGAAAGGTGAGAG GCCAGAAAGCGAGCGTCGCCCCAGCAGTCGTGGTAATAAACGACGACAgcgacagcagcagcagcagcagtga